The window cataaaattagaaaaacgttgagtttaaataataataataatatatgtggTTGGTTTTGTAATGGAGAGTagtaatacagtaaaatattaaattaagttattcattaaaactttaaaggaataaatttttgttgcattacctataTTGAATcaaacaatatttggttatgttttattccctataaccttggtcaTATAATTATCTAGTAATCTTATAATTAATGTTATACATAATAATTTGAACCAAATATACCCTTAGGAGCGATCGATTCAATTTCACGAAAGTTTATCATCAGCTACCAGGGTAAATCGAAAAGTACTTGTAGCAGACGACTCATTAGCCTATCATTTTTAGATCAatcattcattaaaaaaaattatctattaatttatcaaaattaagacTTGATTCTATTTGATACATTGAGAAAATACCATACCATTATACCATTTTTCAAAGGCATAAATCATGTTCTTTTTTCTTATTCCGACATGCAAAGTTATTATTGGCATTGCAAGTGGGATAGACATCCCAAAAAACCCTAACAATGTGTCACTATGATTTTTCAGAGACTGTCATTACTTAGGGTCTCTCCAATATTGACTAAATTGTTaggtttaaaaaataaatctctaTTTTTAAGGTGTTTGATCCTATTAATATCTAGCTATATATATGatggcaatatatatatatatatatatatatatatatatatatatatatatatagtaggctaataaatctatttttaaatttattattagagatatttttaatagaTTTATAACTTTTAATATACATAGATGttgtgaaaaaaataaatatatatatttagattTACATGGCCTTATCATCCATCTCTCCAAGAATTCAATTGCCTAATCAACTCTTCCTAAATAAGTGGACATTTGTTGAttcatttttgtttatttttattttattaaataatttgaaaCCTTGTTATACATCGTTATATTAATAATGTctcgatttttaaaaaaatttttaatttatttttttagaaataattggaagtaatattttttttagtttcgattataaaaatatttgtatAATATAATTTGAAATCCTTCCCATACATATTAATAATGtcttgattttttaaatatttttaatttattttttttagaaataatttaatctgTTAATTTTATAGAATTTATTATAAAACCCTAACAACACCGTGCCGCCGGCGAGGCATTCGTTCGTCCTTAAGCTAAAGGAAGGAATTTCTTTCTGGTTGCTGCTTAATTTTCTATGGATGCGGAGTTCAAACCATTCCGACTCTTCTCCAGCATCAATAAATCAAACCCTCCAGCTCTCGCCGCTTTGCCCTCCCACCGCCCAGATCCTACTTCCAATGATTTCGAACACGAACGCGGCAATGCCGACGCTATCGGTCCGGCCTCCTTCGCCGAGCTCGGCCTCTCCGAGTGGGCTGTCGATACCTGCCGTGAGCTTCGAATTGAACGCCCCACCACAGTTCAGAGCCGCTGTATTCCGCGTATCCTAGCCGGTGATGATGTGCTAGGGATTGCCCAGACCGGCAGCGGCAAGACTGCAGCCTTTGCCCTTCCTATCCTCAATCGCTTGGCTGAGGACCCCTACGGTGTCTTCGCCCTCGTAGTCACCCCCACCAGGGAGCTTGCCGTTCAGCTTGTGGAGCAATTCAGGGCGTTCGGTTCATCGCTCAACCTAAGGTGCACGCTCGTCGTCGGTGGTATGGACATGCTCAGTCAGGCACGATCCCTCTCCCAACGACCGCATGTAGTCGTTGCGACCCCAGGGCGGATCAAGGTTTTGCTGGACCAAGATCCTGATTTACCTGCTGTTTTTTCAAAGACAAAGGTGAAAATTTGCTTGCTATATATTGCAGAGCGATTATCTTGTTCATAGGTCCAAAAGAGTATCTTTCGGTTGATAAAACAAAAAAACAGGATTTCCACCAAAAGAGGAAAATAATAGTATTGACTTCAATAATTCCTCTCTTACAAATTAAGTAGCCTACGCTTTATCAAACTTCATATATTTTCTCCCTTACATGCTTTATGGAGATTGTTCAAACATTTTCTAAGAACTATTTTAAGTTGTGCAATGAAAggttaatagttttatttgttgCATGATATTTAACTTGGAAAATTTTAGTATTTCATCATACGCCCAGTCATGCTTTGCTTTTGTTTCAGTCTTCTGACACTGTAGATTAGCATTAAATACAGTGAGTTCTTGTTGGCTGCAAAATTTTGGGTTTACGATGAGATTTCCTTTATTCTGATGATCAATTTTGGTCTGTACTAGTATGAAAAGTTCCTTACCTTACAGTGAGTTCTTGTTATGCATAACTGTGGTAGTTTTGTCCTTACACTGTATATAAATAATGGCtacaaattggttcatcataCTTGAAACAGTGTAAATGCAGACACAGTGACTAACTTTGCTCCAAGCTATTTAATTTTGTTTGCAATATCAGATGTGTCTTCAATGCGGATGTGCTAAATGTAAATTCAGACATGTCTAAATTGGTAGTTGTATCTGGAATAAAATCCATTTGGTCTGCTGGCAACTATGATTTAGCAGATGGATAAGTTCTATAGTAACACACAAACTAATTCTGAGTGATGGTTGCTTAATATTATCCTAATTGCAGCTAGTGTTGGGTTCATTGCTAGATGAATAAGATGCAATCTGGTGGCTTTGTATAACAAGAAAGTAAATCATTCATCGGCAACAACAttggatttatttatttttctaacttaagttAGCATGACTAGCTGTCTTGGAAAGAATTTCAGTTTGAGTTGCTGCAATGAGTTGAAATCTAGTAGGGggattaaaatttagtttttttcctTCTTGTCCCAACTATTTAGTAATTTTGATCTTATCAAGTTATGACCTAAGTTCACATGGTAACTCTttggaaagatatcttcattagaTTTTTTTGAGAAGCAATCATAGAAACAAAGTATGTGATTGTTTGGTGGAGATTGAACAAAAGTATGACTGGAAATTGATTTTTCTCTTGCATTAAACAAAGTTTCTCATCCTTTGTATGTTTAGTTTGTTAAAACTTCTATATCACTTCTTATTGTCTGCTTTCTGAGCATTAAAGTTTCAAGATTTATGATATCTATgtgtcttctttcttctctttcaGTTTCTAGTTTTGGATGAGGCAGACCGAGTATTGGATGTTGACTTCGAGGAGGAACTTCGAGTTATATTTAAATTTCTGCCTAAGAGTCGGCAAACACTATTGTTTTCTGCAACTATGACCAGTAATTTACAGGCCTTGCTTCAAATATCTGGAAATAGGTCTTACTTTTACGAGGGATACGAAGGATTTAAAACAGTTGATTCTTTAGAACAACAGTTTGTTATCACTCCTAAGAATCTTAAGGATGTCTACCTGTTTCACATTTTGTCGAGAATGGAGGAGAGAAATATTCGATCAGTCATGGTATTCGTTTCCACTTGCAGGTATGTTTGTAGTTGGACATTTTGATCAGAATAGTCTTGCATTAGCTATATTGTAGTTGTTTATCTAATCTCGAAAAACTGGAGATACATC is drawn from Zingiber officinale cultivar Zhangliang chromosome 1B, Zo_v1.1, whole genome shotgun sequence and contains these coding sequences:
- the LOC121977671 gene encoding DEAD-box ATP-dependent RNA helicase 36-like, whose translation is MDAEFKPFRLFSSINKSNPPALAALPSHRPDPTSNDFEHERGNADAIGPASFAELGLSEWAVDTCRELRIERPTTVQSRCIPRILAGDDVLGIAQTGSGKTAAFALPILNRLAEDPYGVFALVVTPTRELAVQLVEQFRAFGSSLNLRCTLVVGGMDMLSQARSLSQRPHVVVATPGRIKVLLDQDPDLPAVFSKTKFLVLDEADRVLDVDFEEELRVIFKFLPKSRQTLLFSATMTSNLQALLQISGNRSYFYEGYEGFKTVDSLEQQFVITPKNLKDVYLFHILSRMEERNIRSVMVFVSTCRSCHLLSLLLEELDQSAVALHSHKAQKLRLSALSRFKSGQVPILLATDVASRGLDIPTVDLVINYDIPKYARDYVHRVGRTARAGRGGLSISFVTENDLDLIHEIEAVIQKQLTEYKYEENAFKDDLSMVFKARRVVTMKMVDDGFEETARERKAQKLRTLSEKGLVKKRKRKERKVAA